Part of the Syntrophus gentianae genome, TTCTGTTTCTCGCTGGAAACGAGCTGTTGTTCCCCTGTGGACCGTATCAAGAGAAATGACGACACGTCGGAACCCTCATCGTGGTTGGTTTATTGATGTATGTGGAAAACTTGTTTAGAAAGGAACTTGTTATTCGCGAAAAATTATAAGAACAAGAGCCATTTATGTCAATGCAAGAATGGACCCGGAATTAATATGGGTGGTCTGGAAAAAAAATAAAAGGGCCGGAGGGATGGCGGGAATTTCTTTTTATAAATCCTCTTTTCGCCTTTTAAGCATCTCCACGATAAGGAAAAAGGCTCCGATGGAGATGGCTGAATCGGCGATGTTGAAGGCGGGCCAGTGATAGGTTCCGATGTAGAGATCCAGAAAGTCGACGACTTCACCAAAGCGGAAACGATCCACGAGATTTCCCAGGGCGCCTGCAAGGACGAGGGCCAGGGGTATCAGAAGCCACAAATCGCCCACCTTGTTCTCGATGAGGTAGTAGAGGATCAGGCCGACGGCGATGAGGGTCACCAGAGAGAAGAACGTCCCCCGAAAAAGGGGGGACGCCTCTGAGAGAAACCCGAAAGCGGCTCCGGGATTCCGGATATAGGTGAGATTGAAGAAGCCGGAAATCACCGGAATCGATTCGTGAAGCTGGAAATGAGAAACCACATAAAGCTTGGTGACCTGATCCAGAAGCAGCACCAGTCCGGCCGTGCAAAGAAAAATAAGGATGTTTTTCTTCGTCATGATCAGGCCTTCAGGTTCGTGAGGCAACGGTCGCAGACCTCTGGATGTTCCGGATCCATGCCCACGGATTCACTGTACATCCAGCAACGGTTGCATTTGAAGCCTTTGGCTCGGGTCACACCGATCATCAGCCCTTCGAAATCCGTTCCCGGACAGGGATTCGGCTCCGCAATCTCCGCTATAGGGACGATTCGCATCTGGGATACGATCAGAAGACTCCGCAATTCCTCCAGATGCTCTTCCAGGAAGGCCTTCAGATTTTCCGGAGGGGCAAGTTCGATAAAGGCATCAAGGGAGTGGCCGATGACCTTGTTTTTCCTCGCGATCTCGATCACCTTGGAAATTTCGCTTTTCAAGCTGATCAATCTGGCCCACGTATCGGCCAGATTGGAATCCATGGAGGCCGCGTCAACTTCGGGGAACTGGGCCAGATGAACGCTTTCGGCCTTGCCTTCATAGGCGGGGAGCGCTGCCCAGATCTCTTCCGCGGTAAAGGTGAGAATCGGGGCCAGAAGCCGGGTCAGAGCGCTGGTAATAGCAAACATTGCCGTCTGTGCCGACCGTCGCTGCCGGGAATCAGTCTTGGACGTATAA contains:
- the lspA gene encoding signal peptidase II codes for the protein MTKKNILIFLCTAGLVLLLDQVTKLYVVSHFQLHESIPVISGFFNLTYIRNPGAAFGFLSEASPLFRGTFFSLVTLIAVGLILYYLIENKVGDLWLLIPLALVLAGALGNLVDRFRFGEVVDFLDLYIGTYHWPAFNIADSAISIGAFFLIVEMLKRRKEDL